From the genome of Flavobacterium ovatum, one region includes:
- a CDS encoding M28 family peptidase, translated as MIKKYSSLIALLFLLVVLGMSYFTMMPQWSTESEVPLNEFSTNRAFAHVETLSKQPHYVTSKNHEVVAQQLQRELQKLGLETSLQEGFTLTDWGNLVYSKNILARIKGTKPTKALLLLTHYDSAPHSASFGASDAGSGVATILESVRAFLHAKKTHKNDIIILFSDAEELGLNGAALFVTQHQWAKEIGLALNFEARGTSGPSYMLMETNNGNAGLVNEFANAGVPFAVSNSLMYSIYKMLPNDTDLTVFRKEGNIQGLNFAFIDGHYNYHTAQDDSAHLNKNTLAHQGSYLLPLFHYFSNANLNATQSLNDEVYFTVPFAFIHYPFDWVKPMLFIAIGLFFILIFFGLAKKILDFKTIAKGFIPFTASLIFSGLITFFGWKTLLSFYPQYKDLLNGFTYNGHDYIAAFVFLTLAICMTFYHFFSAKKVTVSNSVAPLFFWLLINGGIAYFLEGAGFLILPVYFGLFIFAYFIISQQNNHWFNLVMSLPALLLIAPFIYLFPIGLGLKILFGSMVLTVLLFGLLLPIFGPFPKKGFWAIAFLVVAIGFFAKAHYQSGYEKGKAKSNSLVYIYDADEDKATWVTYDKNLDDWTKTYLGNNPKTTQLEKEIPLFSKYNSYFTYATETTVKSIPIPSIRFVKDSIAGNLHYLKIRITPNRNVNRYDIFANEKMDFYHFKANGAVQLEQTSNKLNRNGKKILSYYVVNNQPLEMEFVLNRATTFDMQLLESSFDLLQNPLFNIQPRADWMMPTPFVLTDAVCIKQTIKPNLEQVEIPSTSSETVINDSIAKPVVTPSGL; from the coding sequence ATGATAAAAAAGTACTCCTCTCTTATCGCACTATTGTTCCTATTGGTAGTTTTAGGGATGAGTTATTTTACCATGATGCCACAATGGAGCACCGAATCAGAGGTGCCTTTAAATGAATTTTCGACCAATAGGGCTTTTGCACATGTAGAAACACTTTCGAAACAACCTCATTATGTAACGTCAAAAAATCATGAAGTAGTCGCGCAACAGCTGCAAAGAGAACTTCAAAAACTGGGATTAGAAACCAGTTTACAAGAAGGTTTTACTTTGACTGATTGGGGAAACCTAGTCTATTCTAAAAATATTTTAGCCCGAATAAAAGGCACAAAACCAACTAAAGCTTTACTCTTGCTTACTCATTACGATAGTGCACCACATTCGGCTTCCTTTGGAGCGAGCGATGCAGGGTCAGGAGTAGCGACCATTTTAGAAAGCGTTCGTGCTTTTTTACATGCTAAAAAAACACATAAAAACGATATTATCATTCTGTTTTCAGATGCGGAAGAACTGGGATTGAACGGAGCAGCACTTTTTGTAACACAACATCAATGGGCCAAAGAAATAGGATTAGCTCTCAACTTTGAAGCCAGAGGAACCTCTGGTCCAAGTTATATGTTGATGGAAACCAATAACGGAAATGCTGGTTTGGTGAATGAATTTGCTAATGCTGGCGTGCCCTTTGCAGTTTCCAATTCCTTGATGTATAGCATTTACAAAATGCTCCCAAATGATACAGATCTAACGGTTTTTAGAAAAGAAGGAAACATACAAGGGTTGAATTTTGCTTTCATTGACGGACATTATAACTATCATACCGCTCAGGATGACAGTGCACATTTGAATAAAAACACTTTAGCGCATCAAGGCTCATACCTTTTACCATTGTTTCATTATTTTTCGAATGCCAATTTAAACGCTACACAATCGCTAAATGACGAGGTTTATTTTACCGTTCCATTTGCTTTTATACATTATCCTTTTGATTGGGTAAAACCCATGTTGTTTATCGCCATCGGATTATTTTTTATTTTAATATTCTTTGGACTTGCCAAAAAAATTCTTGATTTCAAAACCATTGCCAAAGGATTTATTCCTTTTACAGCCAGTCTTATTTTTTCGGGATTGATTACTTTTTTCGGATGGAAAACACTTCTTTCCTTTTATCCACAATATAAAGATTTACTGAATGGTTTTACCTATAACGGTCATGATTATATAGCAGCATTTGTATTTTTGACTTTGGCAATTTGCATGACGTTTTATCACTTTTTCTCAGCCAAAAAAGTAACTGTTAGTAATTCGGTTGCGCCACTTTTCTTTTGGTTATTGATTAACGGCGGAATTGCTTATTTCCTAGAAGGTGCTGGGTTTTTAATCCTCCCTGTTTATTTCGGACTTTTTATATTTGCTTATTTTATCATTAGCCAACAAAATAATCATTGGTTTAATTTGGTCATGAGCTTACCCGCTTTGCTACTTATTGCTCCTTTTATTTATTTATTTCCAATTGGTTTGGGACTCAAGATTCTTTTTGGAAGTATGGTACTCACGGTTTTATTGTTTGGATTACTTTTACCAATTTTCGGGCCTTTTCCCAAAAAAGGATTTTGGGCGATTGCATTTTTGGTCGTTGCCATTGGCTTTTTTGCGAAAGCGCATTACCAATCAGGATATGAAAAAGGCAAAGCAAAATCCAACAGCTTAGTATATATTTATGATGCCGACGAGGATAAAGCCACTTGGGTTACTTATGACAAAAACCTAGATGATTGGACAAAAACCTATTTAGGCAACAACCCTAAAACAACCCAATTAGAAAAAGAAATCCCTTTATTCAGCAAATACAATAGTTACTTTACTTACGCTACTGAAACAACTGTAAAATCGATTCCCATCCCGTCTATACGTTTCGTAAAAGATAGCATAGCAGGGAATTTACACTATCTTAAAATCAGAATTACTCCAAACCGAAACGTAAACCGTTATGATATTTTCGCTAATGAAAAAATGGACTTTTATCATTTTAAAGCCAATGGAGCGGTACAACTAGAACAAACCAGCAACAAGTTAAACCGCAATGGCAAAAAAATCCTAAGTTATTATGTAGTCAACAATCAACCACTAGAAATGGAATTTGTCCTTAATAGAGCGACCACATTTGACATGCAATTATTAGAAAGTTCATTTGATTTATTGCAAAATCCATTATTCAATATTCAACCAAGAGCTGATTGGATGATGCCTACACCGTTTGTATTAACAGATGCAGTTTGTATAAAACAAACTATCAAGCCAAATCTTGAACAAGTCGAAATACCTAGTACCAGCTCTGAAACTGTAATAAACGATTCTATAGCAAAACCAGTTGTAACACCTTCCGGTTTGTAG
- a CDS encoding MCP four helix bundle domain-containing protein, with protein sequence MKDINNLNKKTKAAAVLIFVTILLLISNYFNGLNSRKTNESIKAIYNDRLMVSHYVFQYTNAIHQIKTESTQTNQDDSEKQVFVTSQLQNISSLDQKYLTTVLTPEEKKQFKSFQNQCAIIKTLTQKKDWQKITQLGEQSLQTLEILAQIQIDEGKTELTTANTLHDGNKIFAQFEIILFIILASLSFYLLVLKKMKVKIKIPEAPSLN encoded by the coding sequence ATGAAGGACATAAATAATTTGAATAAAAAGACCAAAGCGGCAGCTGTTTTAATTTTTGTTACCATTTTGCTCTTAATAAGCAATTATTTCAATGGACTTAATTCTAGAAAAACCAACGAAAGCATTAAAGCGATTTACAATGACCGATTAATGGTGAGTCATTATGTTTTCCAATACACCAATGCGATTCACCAAATAAAAACAGAGTCAACCCAAACCAATCAAGACGATTCTGAGAAACAAGTTTTTGTTACTTCTCAACTGCAAAACATTAGTAGCCTTGATCAAAAATACTTAACTACGGTTTTAACTCCCGAAGAGAAAAAACAGTTTAAGTCCTTTCAAAATCAGTGCGCTATAATAAAAACCCTAACCCAAAAAAAAGATTGGCAAAAAATAACGCAGTTGGGTGAGCAAAGTTTGCAAACCTTAGAAATATTGGCACAAATTCAGATTGATGAAGGAAAGACAGAACTAACAACAGCCAACACCTTGCACGATGGAAATAAAATTTTTGCTCAATTTGAAATTATTTTATTTATCATTTTAGCCTCTCTCTCTTTTTATTTATTAGTTTTAAAAAAGATGAAAGTTAAAATAAAAATCCCCGAAGCACCTAGTTTGAATTAG
- a CDS encoding pyruvate carboxylase: MKIKKVLVANRGEIAIRIFRACTEINIKTVGIYTYEDRYSLHRYKADESYQIGEDNQPLKPYLDIDTIIKVALENNVDAIHPGYGFLSENADFAQKCQDNNIIFVGPKVSVLKSLGDKIAAKKVAIENNIPIIRSNEKPLDDINIALSEATLIGYPLMLKAASGGGGRGMRVIRDEEELNKAYNESKREALNAFGDDTVFLEKFVENPKHIEVQIVADNYGNTVHLYERDCSVQRRYQKVIEFAPSFGLKEETKEALYNYATKICKAVNYNNIGTVEFLVDDDDSIYFIEVNPRIQVEHTVTEVVTNIDLVKTQLFIAGNYKLEDPQIKIPNQETIKITGYALQCRITTEDPQNDFKPDFGTISTYRSASGFGIRLDAGSVYQGVTISPFFDSMLVKVTANSRTLDGASRKIRRALREFRIRGVKTNMPFLENILKHDTFKKGAITVNFIKSNPDLFIFKAPRNRANKMITYLADITINGNPDVKKIDKTKIFIKPKVPVFDADAAYPKGTKDLLTELGPEKFSQWLKNEKKIHFTDTTMRDAHQSLLATRMRTFDMLQVAEGYAKNNSDIFSMEVWGGATFDVCLRYLQENPWERLKLLREKMPNVLLQMLIRGSNGVGYTAYSDNLIGRFVEESAENGIDLFRVFDSLNWMKSIAPCIEQIRTRTQGLAEGSICYTGDILDIRNTKYNLKYYIDLAKEIENSGAHILGIKDMAGLLKPYAATELITALKSELNIPIHLHTHDTSSIQAATYLKAIEAGVDVVDVALGGMSGLTSQPNFNSIVEMMKFSERDNPINIDSLNEYSNYWETVREYYYPFESGLKSGSGEVFKHEIPGGQYSNLKPQAQSLGLEDRFHEITKMYAEVNTLFGNIIKVTPSSKVVGDMAQYLVSNNLTINDVLERGDTISFPQSVVSFFKGDLGQPVNGFPEKLQKLILKDQKPFTDRPNDHIPPVDFEKEYDEFKKIFENDLGRSIDFTDFLSYKLYPKVFTEAYNKHLKYDNLTQLPTKNFFYGMEIGEEITVEIDKGKALLVTLESIGTPNTEGMVTVYFKVNGQGRIIEVKDESIKVETRRNVKADKNNVSQIGTPLQGLLSTIFVKSGEKIVKNQPLFIIEAMKMETTITATENTTIKNIVLMAGTMVNSDDLIIELN, encoded by the coding sequence ATGAAAATTAAAAAGGTTCTTGTAGCTAATAGAGGCGAAATTGCAATTAGAATATTCAGAGCTTGTACAGAGATTAATATCAAAACTGTTGGTATTTACACCTATGAGGACAGATATTCTTTACACAGATACAAAGCTGATGAATCTTATCAAATTGGCGAAGACAATCAACCACTAAAACCTTATTTAGATATTGATACTATTATAAAAGTAGCGTTAGAAAATAATGTAGATGCTATACATCCTGGTTATGGATTTTTATCTGAAAATGCAGATTTTGCACAAAAATGTCAAGATAACAACATCATTTTTGTAGGTCCAAAAGTATCTGTTTTAAAATCTCTTGGAGATAAAATTGCCGCTAAAAAAGTAGCAATTGAAAATAATATCCCTATAATAAGAAGTAACGAAAAACCTTTAGACGATATAAATATTGCACTTTCTGAGGCAACTCTCATTGGATATCCGCTAATGCTAAAAGCTGCTTCTGGTGGTGGTGGAAGAGGAATGCGCGTCATTAGAGATGAAGAAGAATTAAACAAGGCATACAACGAAAGTAAAAGAGAAGCCTTAAATGCTTTTGGGGATGATACCGTTTTTCTAGAAAAATTTGTAGAAAATCCAAAACATATAGAAGTACAAATTGTAGCAGATAATTATGGAAATACAGTTCATTTATACGAAAGAGATTGTTCTGTACAACGACGTTATCAGAAGGTAATAGAATTTGCTCCCTCGTTTGGTTTAAAAGAAGAAACAAAAGAGGCGCTGTACAATTATGCAACCAAAATTTGTAAAGCTGTAAATTATAATAATATTGGAACTGTAGAGTTTCTAGTCGATGATGATGACTCTATTTACTTTATTGAAGTAAATCCTAGAATCCAAGTAGAGCATACCGTAACAGAGGTTGTCACCAATATAGATTTGGTGAAAACTCAGCTGTTTATTGCTGGTAATTACAAATTAGAAGACCCACAAATAAAAATCCCAAATCAAGAAACAATTAAAATTACGGGCTACGCATTACAATGTAGAATCACAACTGAAGATCCACAAAACGATTTTAAACCTGATTTCGGAACAATTTCTACTTATAGAAGTGCTTCTGGCTTCGGAATTCGTTTAGATGCAGGAAGTGTTTATCAAGGGGTTACCATTTCACCTTTCTTTGACTCTATGTTAGTAAAAGTCACCGCAAATAGCAGAACCTTAGACGGAGCATCCAGAAAAATAAGAAGAGCTTTAAGGGAATTTAGAATTAGAGGTGTAAAAACAAATATGCCATTTTTGGAAAATATTTTAAAACATGATACTTTCAAAAAAGGAGCCATCACGGTTAACTTTATAAAATCAAACCCCGATTTATTCATTTTCAAAGCACCTAGGAACAGGGCAAATAAAATGATTACCTATTTAGCAGATATCACTATAAACGGAAATCCTGATGTTAAGAAAATAGACAAAACAAAAATATTTATAAAACCAAAAGTTCCAGTTTTTGATGCAGACGCGGCATACCCAAAGGGAACCAAAGATTTATTAACCGAATTGGGGCCTGAAAAATTTTCGCAATGGTTAAAAAATGAGAAAAAAATTCATTTTACAGATACCACTATGCGGGATGCGCATCAAAGTTTACTGGCTACAAGAATGCGTACTTTTGATATGCTGCAAGTAGCGGAGGGATATGCCAAAAATAATTCAGATATTTTCAGTATGGAAGTTTGGGGAGGAGCCACTTTTGATGTTTGTTTGCGTTATTTACAAGAAAATCCTTGGGAACGACTAAAGTTGCTTAGAGAAAAAATGCCAAATGTCTTGTTGCAAATGCTCATTAGAGGTTCTAATGGAGTTGGTTACACAGCTTATTCAGATAATTTAATTGGTAGATTTGTAGAAGAATCTGCGGAAAACGGAATCGATTTATTTAGGGTTTTTGATTCTTTAAATTGGATGAAATCTATTGCCCCATGTATCGAGCAAATTAGAACCAGAACACAAGGTTTAGCAGAAGGTTCCATCTGTTACACAGGAGATATTTTGGATATCAGAAACACAAAATACAACTTAAAATATTACATTGATTTAGCCAAAGAAATAGAAAATTCAGGTGCCCATATTTTAGGAATTAAAGACATGGCAGGTTTATTAAAACCGTATGCCGCAACAGAATTAATAACAGCATTAAAGTCCGAATTAAATATCCCTATTCATTTGCATACCCACGACACCTCGTCGATACAAGCCGCAACCTATTTGAAAGCTATTGAGGCTGGTGTAGATGTGGTAGATGTTGCTCTAGGCGGTATGTCTGGATTGACATCACAACCAAACTTCAACTCAATTGTTGAAATGATGAAATTTAGTGAGCGTGACAATCCTATTAATATCGACTCTTTAAACGAATATTCAAATTATTGGGAAACCGTAAGAGAGTATTATTATCCTTTTGAGTCTGGGCTAAAATCTGGTTCAGGCGAAGTCTTCAAACATGAAATTCCTGGTGGACAATATTCCAACTTAAAACCACAAGCACAATCGCTAGGTTTAGAAGACCGTTTTCATGAAATTACAAAAATGTATGCCGAGGTAAATACCTTATTTGGCAATATTATAAAGGTTACACCAAGTTCTAAGGTGGTTGGAGATATGGCTCAATACCTAGTCAGCAATAATTTAACGATAAATGATGTGCTAGAAAGAGGTGATACTATTTCTTTTCCTCAATCGGTAGTGAGTTTCTTCAAAGGTGATTTAGGTCAGCCTGTAAATGGATTTCCAGAAAAATTACAAAAATTAATTCTAAAAGACCAAAAGCCATTTACAGATAGGCCAAATGACCATATTCCACCAGTGGATTTTGAAAAAGAATATGACGAATTCAAAAAAATATTTGAAAATGATTTAGGAAGAAGTATCGATTTCACTGACTTTCTATCCTATAAATTATATCCAAAAGTATTTACAGAGGCCTACAACAAACATTTAAAATACGATAATCTAACCCAGCTACCAACCAAAAATTTCTTTTACGGAATGGAAATTGGAGAAGAGATTACTGTTGAAATTGACAAAGGAAAAGCCTTATTAGTTACTTTAGAATCTATTGGAACACCAAATACTGAAGGAATGGTAACGGTATATTTTAAAGTAAATGGGCAAGGACGAATTATTGAAGTTAAGGATGAATCTATAAAAGTAGAAACCCGCAGAAATGTAAAAGCAGATAAGAACAATGTCTCGCAAATTGGTACTCCACTACAAGGATTGTTGTCAACTATTTTTGTAAAATCAGGAGAAAAAATAGTAAAAAACCAACCACTATTTATTATTGAAGCCATGAAAATGGAAACTACAATTACTGCAACTGAAAACACAACAATTAAAAACATAGTGCTAATGGCAGGAACGATGGTGAATTCTGATGATTTGATTATTGAATTGAATTAA